The nucleotide window CATTGCAAAGGTACAAAAAGATTTTATCTTAATTATTCTCCTTAAGCTTAGTTAGCACTAAGCTATAATAACACACTGGTTAATTAGTTATCTATTGGATGTAGGCTAATGCAAAAGGAAACCAGCAAAACACCAAACCCAATAGTATGATATGTGCAGATTGTGATGGAAATGGTAAGATTAATACCTCTCATTTTTCATGGCTATAATATCATATACAATTTCTTTTACTTTCTCTCTTTGATCTTATTAATTTGAccacatattaaaattaaaaaatattaaaaaatcatctgaatttattgtttttggccattatttttaatcaaatattcaatttctttattttaataatcTAATAACATACTTTagcttatattttaaatattcatGACTAATTgatgactaaaaataataaattatgatagtcttttagtattttttaaaaataaattttaaaaattagaggaaattttttattatcataaagatatgttaattttttttattttattaacataattttttgagtttattCTTGTTTCAACTATCTTTAAATGAAATAATTTAAACgaaatatgatataaaataaaaaagaacttatGCAATACTTATAAGATAATTGGAGGTTATGCTTACTCATTCAAATTGAATATCTTTGACAATAATTTGTTCAATTAAAAGATAAGAATAAGAGAAAACACAAGATGCAGTTATGACATTTTATTATAGTTTTTGTTTGTGTAATAAACAGGAGCAGTTCAATGCTCTCAGTGCAAAGGTAGTGGGGTGAACTCTGTTGATGTTTTCAATGGACAGTTTAAAGCTGGTGACTCATGCTGGCTTTGCGGGTATATTAAcaaattgttatttttcttttcttaaaataactctcaatttaaaaaaatttatctacaTAAAATTACTTAGATAGTTAAttgctattattattttaaaatgtaaaacatAGTAATGAATACTAGCATTAGTTGACATTTACTTTCCTTATTAAACTCATAATAAAATGCATATGATTTCTCATTATTTCATCTATACAGTTGACTCTTGTATAGAACAATACACTAAGAAAATTTATGTCCCATAACTTGAACTATGGAGTTTAAGCAAATGTTTCCTCATTGGATTTCTATAATGTTACTTTCCTATAATATTTCCTTATaatttgtttttcctttttcattgcAGGGGAAGGAAGGAAATGTTATGTGGAAATTGCAATGGAGCTGGATTTGTGGGTGGCTTCTTGAGCACTCATGATCAGTAGGGAAGTGGGAACCATGATTACCTcaatgaatttaatttattactttcaaatgacaaatatatataatatttgtgtTTGGACGTAACAACCTAGTTTTTGAGTACTCGAGATCTTTTCTAAAGACATAAAGTTTTTGAGAAGATCATTGAAGGAAACATCATCATTAAGCATCTCAATCCTCGTTATCATTATGTCATCTCTAAGCCAGAACCTCTTTCGAGGTAAACTCAACAATGTAGTCGCGAAGAACATAATTTTTGAGCTGTATTGGTTAGaagttttttattctatttctgtAATTAGTTTCAATTTGACGAACtagactcgattcatgagaaaagagaaatagtaacataatattatattatattagtattagagctgcttgaataatattataatgttacctggtctgttttagttaaaTCAGGATATCAGTTTAACTGGGTTCACAATCTTCTGGTACAATTTAATACCAGCACTCtttgatgactttagcaatgctaatgcCTCATCATATATCTTCTATTCTCgtattaaatatgttactagtgttaTTTATGCTAGTAGATCAGAAAAGAATTTCTGGATACGTTTTTAAGTGTGTTCCAGTACATCTAGTTTTAATAGTTATACACTTgacatattttaatattattttaaccacctcccaagccaaccaatcacagcTCTCCCCTTACCCCCAAGACACTTCAGCTGGTCATTTGATGCTTCCTTGGCCGAaattgaagagagagaaaagagagaaaactcCATGAATACTTAATCTTCAAAACTTGATTTCTTCTGaattaaaactcaaatcaaaattctaaTCCGATAAAAAtgatcatcttttctttctcttcaaaATCATATGACTAATCAAGGCTGGAAAAAAGGTAAGATGGCTGTTCATCCCCCTCTTTGGTTCGGTTTCTTGAAAATTATGTTAAACATGaattttctttatgttcttTCTCTTGCTTAGCTTGATCTGTGAGTCAAGAATCTTCTATTTTCAGCACATTTAAAGTGAGGAATCCCTTCCTAACATGTTGATTAAGATTCGGTCAGTTGAGGTTTTATGGAttcaaagttgttcttgatgtgttttaggaggaaaaagtgcttaaagAACACCTAGAAGCATAACCAAATTTGAGGTAGCAAATCAAGGTAGAGTTTGGTGAAATTAATATTGATTAATTGTGTTTGAATTGTGTAATTATTGTATAGTTTGgttatgcttgaaattgattgtttatTTGAACGATTCTTGatgaaattttagtaaaaatttgataaaattcaaGTTATGAATTTGTGTTCTTGGGCAGTTGGAAAAAATGAACCCT belongs to Arachis duranensis cultivar V14167 chromosome 8, aradu.V14167.gnm2.J7QH, whole genome shotgun sequence and includes:
- the LOC107463185 gene encoding protein BUNDLE SHEATH DEFECTIVE 2, chloroplastic; protein product: MAPALCLSLLTSLTITPTPGIYIKNHANSKHNRVNSVFQRSSTSRLIAKANAKGNQQNTKPNSMICADCDGNGAVQCSQCKGSGVNSVDVFNGQFKAGDSCWLCGGRKEMLCGNCNGAGFVGGFLSTHDQ